One region of bacterium genomic DNA includes:
- a CDS encoding CBS domain-containing protein — MNIKEIMTTDVITCSPNETLMQVAQKMQSMDVGSCPVVHQDNLVGIITDRDITVRAISKGFDPANTYVNEIMSKDPIFGSPNMSVEDACALMQDNRIRRLPVVDRGKLVGIVTLADLAIDLEEDEMIAETLEKVSMPIY, encoded by the coding sequence ATGAATATAAAAGAGATCATGACAACCGATGTCATAACATGCAGCCCTAATGAGACTCTAATGCAGGTCGCCCAAAAGATGCAGAGTATGGATGTGGGCTCATGTCCGGTGGTCCATCAGGATAATTTGGTTGGAATAATCACCGACCGCGATATCACCGTCCGCGCAATCTCAAAGGGCTTCGACCCGGCTAATACATATGTCAATGAGATAATGAGTAAAGACCCTATATTCGGCAGTCCGAATATGAGCGTGGAGGACGCATGCGCACTCATGCAGGATAACCGCATACGCAGGCTGCCGGTAGTGGATCGGGGAAAACTGGTGGGGATCGTCACATTGGCTGACCTGGCTATCGACCTGGAAGAAGATGAAATGATTGCGGAGACTCTGGAGAAGGTCTCCATGCCAATCTACTGA
- a CDS encoding phosphatidylglycerol lysyltransferase domain-containing protein yields the protein MDIPEYPGSRELTIKDKPVFDAVFIANPPEISTYTFTNIFAWRKPYNTRLSRVGDFLILTEHVNDKVMCLEPLGAGDAAKAVDEVFRLSEDDIEFKCIHAGVAHQANNMGYVVAQDRDNSDYLYLTSDLIELGGRKYDGKRNWISRFKSQYEYEYVRMPHVSPEEAIKFADYWCEQRDCRSSEGLKNEHTAVYEMLSNFDELGIIGGAIKIDGSIAAFSLGEALNTETMVIHVEKASSGMDGVYQVINNEFAVHEASGFKYINREQDLGIAGLRKAKESYHPVKMVETYRIRRA from the coding sequence ATGGACATACCGGAGTATCCCGGTTCAAGAGAATTGACTATAAAAGACAAGCCTGTCTTCGACGCTGTATTTATTGCAAACCCGCCGGAGATATCGACTTATACTTTCACCAATATATTTGCATGGCGCAAGCCATACAATACCAGGCTTTCACGCGTAGGTGATTTTCTGATACTCACCGAGCATGTCAATGATAAAGTTATGTGTCTGGAGCCGTTGGGCGCTGGTGACGCGGCAAAGGCGGTTGATGAAGTGTTTCGGCTATCCGAGGACGATATCGAGTTTAAATGTATTCATGCAGGCGTGGCGCATCAAGCAAATAATATGGGATATGTGGTTGCACAGGACCGTGATAATAGTGATTATCTCTACCTTACCTCAGACCTGATCGAACTGGGTGGCAGGAAATATGACGGCAAACGAAACTGGATCAGCCGGTTCAAATCACAGTATGAGTATGAATATGTCCGCATGCCGCACGTCAGTCCCGAAGAGGCGATTAAATTTGCGGATTACTGGTGTGAGCAGCGCGACTGCCGCAGCAGCGAAGGCCTCAAGAATGAACACACGGCGGTCTATGAGATGCTTTCAAATTTCGATGAACTGGGCATCATCGGCGGCGCGATCAAGATAGACGGCAGCATAGCGGCTTTTTCACTGGGCGAAGCGCTCAATACCGAGACAATGGTGATTCATGTCGAGAAAGCAAGCTCGGGAATGGACGGCGTATACCAGGTCATCAACAATGAGTTCGCAGTCCATGAGGCTTCCGGGTTCAAATATATAAACAGGGAGCAGGACCTGGGAATAGCCGGTCTGCGCAAGGCTAAGGAGTCTTATCACCCGGTCAAAATGGTTGAAACATACCGAATCAGGCGGGCTTGA
- a CDS encoding DEAD/DEAH box helicase translates to MSRHFPDDFHPCITKWFLGRFGEPTEPQRLGWPLISQGRNTLILAPTGSGKTLAAFLAGINRVLCDLESGKSEQGIEILYISPLKALNYDIERNLSQPLTEIHDTARQMGHSLPEIKTAVRTGDTPANERRRMLTKPPHILITTPESLHIILTSSARKVLETVRYVIVDEIHALSPNKRGVFLSILLERLEDICRTPPVRIGLSATQKPLSEVAAFLGGFDNSGMARPVEIVDTGVSRRVDLKVVCTCNDLRQPGEGSVWPSIYRRLLDLVQFHKSTIIFANTRRIVEQLTLGINDLAGEEIVRPHHGSVSAPMRRMTETALKDGTLKGVVATGTLELGIDMGAVELVCQVESPKEVSRGLQRVGRAGHVHTAISKGRIIPKTHPDLAEAVSVAKGMLEGDVEPISVPKNCLDVLAQQIVAMAALESAIWPEIYATFRRTYSFNQLSEEMFNLTLQLVSGRYPSKAFKNLRPRVSFDRVTGRISPLPGAQRLVIANGGAIPDTGQYGVYLSEPHLKIGELDEEFVYERRVGDTFSLGTNSWRIAKIETDRVIVTHGSAYQAQTPFWRGESVPRSVRTGKMMGEMLREISEQGDKAHDWALQNLPVDMQAANNLVSFVHTQGQSGLPTDRRIVLESFSDEIGCSRLALLSVFGGKVHNALRIALSALIKRELGIDPETISGDNGVLFRLPDSDSPIPFGIFRMLTPELAYDLIMEELPNTALFGLRFRQNAARALLLPGAGHGKRTPLWLQRMKAKDLLFIAKQFDGFPIVIETFRECLRDYLGMDELREILSQVQSGEIEVNTVERQIPSPFVSSMLLNFQMIYQYEWDQPKGAHRRRHAPVERALIDELVDGRLGRDLNEKALTDLDNMLQGIGERYRARTAEELYELVRRLGDIPEESAAERSAEPEMIAELIEEGRLVRVTFTDSRRPARLVAADHLDGYLRAISGDNNALDEILDSHISSRGVIVPVDIADDYGLSADIVNRKIQTMAVSGELIEIQPASHSRKVRYVSSDHIESVYRRTLAIGRMESKPVSAQAYSEFLLRWQHMHPDHMLSGQDGTRSALRQLEGVSLPYGVWEPDILARRVKDFRVDHLDDLCMAAEFVWTGQSSDPEKAGNIAFLAREGLPALYPLVHAGSHDIEVSRDKEKVLRCLKDRGASFVIDIVAETGLDSRVVGRALWEMIWTGEVTHDSFKILRSGKPPAVSSPKPAASLSYPTDRRQYYRSRSRIAKSFGRQPASSHGRWSLLSSLVGAGQDERESLEIYARVLLERYGVVAKDIVNRPGEPDTAWGDLYQIYQRMELAGEIERGYFIDGLGGAQFGLPEAVDTLMGRSRIGQLTTTEKNAVLINACDPAYLFSSSGPFDIGFGRLARLPANYAVVLNGLPVISLEMGSKTLRIRDGLCDDDTVLAISALVHLVDSPWPVRPFRKVEISQFDNTSIIGSRVADMLESAGFEKESSRMVLWRK, encoded by the coding sequence ATGTCCAGACACTTTCCAGACGATTTCCATCCGTGCATAACCAAATGGTTCCTAGGCAGATTTGGTGAACCGACTGAGCCACAAAGGCTCGGGTGGCCGCTGATAAGCCAGGGCAGGAATACGCTCATTCTGGCTCCCACAGGCTCCGGCAAGACACTTGCCGCCTTCCTTGCCGGGATCAACCGTGTGCTATGCGACCTCGAATCAGGTAAGTCTGAGCAGGGAATCGAGATTTTATATATTTCGCCGTTGAAGGCTCTGAACTACGATATCGAACGAAATCTCTCCCAGCCCCTTACTGAAATTCACGATACGGCACGGCAGATGGGTCATTCGCTGCCTGAGATCAAGACAGCAGTGCGCACGGGCGACACTCCTGCCAACGAGCGCCGACGGATGCTTACCAAGCCGCCCCATATTTTGATCACCACGCCGGAGTCTCTGCACATAATACTCACATCATCCGCACGCAAGGTCCTTGAGACAGTCCGATATGTGATAGTCGATGAGATTCATGCCCTAAGCCCGAACAAGCGCGGTGTATTTTTGTCTATCCTGCTGGAACGGCTGGAGGATATCTGCCGCACACCGCCCGTGCGCATAGGTCTTTCGGCCACTCAAAAGCCTCTTTCTGAAGTTGCAGCTTTTCTGGGTGGATTCGATAACTCAGGGATGGCGAGGCCGGTAGAGATAGTCGATACTGGAGTAAGCAGGCGTGTGGATTTGAAAGTCGTCTGCACGTGTAATGACCTGCGCCAGCCCGGTGAGGGATCGGTCTGGCCGTCTATATACAGACGGCTGCTGGACTTGGTTCAGTTCCATAAGTCAACTATCATCTTCGCCAACACTCGGCGCATAGTCGAACAGCTCACGTTAGGGATCAACGACCTTGCAGGTGAGGAGATCGTCCGGCCTCATCATGGAAGCGTCTCAGCTCCTATGCGGCGCATGACCGAGACTGCTCTCAAAGACGGCACCCTGAAGGGCGTCGTCGCTACGGGCACACTCGAACTCGGGATAGACATGGGCGCTGTTGAGCTTGTTTGCCAGGTGGAGTCACCAAAAGAAGTCTCCAGAGGCTTGCAGCGAGTAGGCCGCGCTGGGCATGTGCACACAGCCATCAGCAAGGGCAGGATCATTCCCAAGACACATCCAGACCTGGCTGAAGCGGTGAGTGTGGCAAAGGGCATGCTCGAAGGCGATGTGGAGCCTATAAGCGTTCCCAAAAACTGCCTGGACGTGCTCGCTCAGCAGATAGTGGCGATGGCCGCTCTGGAGAGTGCCATATGGCCGGAAATCTATGCAACTTTCAGGCGCACCTACTCTTTCAATCAGCTCTCGGAGGAAATGTTCAACCTTACACTCCAGCTTGTCTCAGGCAGGTATCCGTCCAAAGCGTTCAAAAATTTGCGCCCGAGGGTTTCTTTCGACAGGGTGACGGGCAGAATATCTCCCCTGCCGGGAGCGCAGCGATTGGTGATTGCAAACGGCGGCGCAATACCAGACACCGGCCAATACGGCGTATATCTGTCCGAGCCTCACCTCAAAATTGGCGAACTGGACGAAGAGTTCGTCTACGAAAGGCGGGTCGGAGACACCTTTTCGCTGGGAACTAACAGTTGGAGGATCGCAAAGATCGAGACTGACCGGGTTATAGTAACGCATGGTTCGGCCTATCAGGCTCAGACGCCTTTCTGGCGGGGTGAAAGCGTGCCCAGGTCAGTAAGGACGGGCAAAATGATGGGCGAGATGCTGCGCGAAATTTCCGAACAGGGTGATAAGGCTCATGACTGGGCACTGCAAAACCTGCCTGTCGATATGCAGGCGGCGAACAACCTCGTGAGCTTTGTGCATACGCAGGGGCAGTCAGGCCTGCCGACGGACAGACGCATAGTGCTGGAGAGCTTTTCAGACGAAATAGGCTGCAGCAGGCTGGCACTGCTGAGCGTGTTCGGCGGCAAGGTTCACAATGCCCTGAGGATCGCGCTTTCGGCTCTCATCAAGCGTGAACTGGGAATCGACCCCGAGACAATTTCAGGAGACAACGGCGTGCTCTTCCGCCTGCCTGATTCCGACTCGCCCATTCCATTCGGCATTTTCAGGATGCTCACGCCTGAGTTGGCCTATGACCTTATTATGGAGGAACTGCCAAATACGGCGCTCTTTGGACTCAGGTTCAGGCAGAACGCCGCCCGTGCGCTGCTGCTGCCGGGAGCCGGGCATGGAAAGCGCACTCCTCTCTGGCTTCAGCGCATGAAGGCAAAAGATCTGCTCTTCATTGCCAAGCAGTTCGACGGCTTCCCGATAGTGATCGAGACATTCCGTGAATGCCTGCGCGACTATCTGGGAATGGACGAACTGCGCGAAATACTCTCGCAAGTCCAGTCGGGTGAGATCGAGGTCAATACAGTAGAGAGGCAAATACCCTCGCCCTTTGTCTCTTCCATGCTCCTCAATTTCCAGATGATCTATCAGTATGAATGGGACCAGCCCAAGGGCGCACACAGGCGCAGGCATGCTCCAGTCGAACGAGCGCTTATAGACGAACTGGTGGACGGCAGACTTGGCCGCGATCTCAACGAAAAGGCATTAACTGACCTCGACAACATGCTCCAGGGTATCGGTGAGCGATATCGAGCGCGCACAGCCGAAGAGTTGTATGAACTGGTCAGGCGACTGGGCGATATACCCGAGGAGTCTGCCGCCGAAAGGTCTGCTGAGCCTGAGATGATAGCTGAGCTTATTGAAGAAGGCAGGCTGGTTCGCGTCACATTTACAGACAGCAGGCGACCTGCCAGATTAGTCGCCGCCGATCATCTGGACGGTTATCTGCGCGCAATATCGGGTGACAATAATGCTCTCGATGAAATACTGGACAGTCATATATCCAGCAGAGGAGTGATTGTGCCGGTCGATATAGCCGATGATTACGGCCTGTCTGCAGACATTGTAAATAGGAAAATTCAGACTATGGCAGTCTCTGGTGAGCTTATAGAGATTCAACCGGCTTCACATTCTCGAAAGGTGCGGTATGTAAGCTCTGACCATATTGAGTCTGTATACCGCCGCACTCTGGCAATCGGCAGGATGGAGTCGAAGCCGGTTTCGGCACAGGCATACTCGGAATTTCTACTGCGCTGGCAGCATATGCACCCGGATCACATGCTCTCCGGCCAGGACGGCACTCGCAGCGCTCTGCGTCAACTCGAAGGAGTATCCCTGCCTTATGGAGTATGGGAACCGGATATACTCGCACGCAGGGTGAAGGACTTCAGAGTCGATCATCTGGACGATTTGTGCATGGCTGCGGAATTCGTCTGGACGGGCCAGTCTTCCGACCCGGAAAAGGCAGGAAACATAGCGTTCCTCGCAAGAGAGGGTTTGCCTGCGCTGTATCCATTGGTACATGCAGGCTCACACGATATAGAAGTCTCGCGCGATAAAGAAAAAGTGCTTCGCTGTCTCAAGGATAGAGGAGCATCGTTTGTGATAGACATTGTCGCCGAAACCGGGTTGGACTCGCGGGTTGTCGGCAGAGCGCTCTGGGAGATGATATGGACAGGTGAGGTCACTCACGACAGCTTCAAAATACTGCGCTCAGGCAAACCCCCGGCAGTATCATCACCCAAACCGGCTGCAAGCCTTTCATATCCCACTGACAGACGCCAGTATTATCGGAGCCGCTCGCGGATTGCAAAGTCTTTCGGCAGACAGCCTGCTTCGAGCCACGGCAGGTGGTCTCTGCTCTCATCACTTGTGGGAGCCGGGCAGGATGAGCGCGAGTCACTGGAGATATACGCACGTGTGCTGCTCGAGAGGTATGGTGTGGTGGCGAAAGATATCGTCAACCGCCCCGGTGAGCCGGACACGGCTTGGGGCGACCTGTATCAAATTTATCAGAGAATGGAACTGGCGGGCGAGATTGAGCGGGGATATTTTATAGATGGTCTGGGCGGAGCGCAGTTCGGCCTGCCTGAAGCTGTGGATACCCTTATGGGACGTTCACGTATAGGGCAATTGACCACGACTGAGAAGAATGCAGTGCTGATAAATGCATGCGACCCGGCATATCTGTTCTCATCCTCCGGTCCGTTCGATATCGGATTCGGCAGGCTGGCTAGGCTGCCCGCCAACTATGCTGTGGTTTTGAACGGCCTGCCTGTTATCAGCCTGGAAATGGGGTCGAAGACTCTAAGGATCAGGGACGGTCTATGTGATGATGACACAGTCTTGGCAATATCGGCTCTCGTTCACCTTGTCGACAGTCCATGGCCAGTTCGGCCGTTTCGCAAGGTGGAGATATCGCAGTTTGACAATACGTCGATCATTGGAAGCCGCGTAGCGGATATGCTGGAGTCGGCAGGGTTTGAAAAAGAGAGCAGCCGGATGGTATTATGGCGAAAATGA
- a CDS encoding diphosphate--fructose-6-phosphate 1-phosphotransferase, whose product MSAEKSALQKARAAYQPKLPKALRAGNIKVELGLPTEPATDKAEIKKLFPHTYGQPVAKIVEGEGNLNSSPMKVGVVLSGGQAPGGHNVIAGIFDALKAANKDTKIYGFLKGPGGCIKGKYKELTAEIIDDYRNTGGFDMIMSGRDKIEKPEDLAACLTNFKEMDLDGLVIIGGDDSNTNAAVLAEYLDSQDSKTRVIGVPKTIDGDMKNDQIEASFGFDTAVKTYSELIGNICRDATSAVKYWHFVRLMGRAASHVALECALQTHPNICLVSEEIQEKGTTLGEIVDYIAGVVVKRAAEGKNYGILVVPEGLPEFISDIKTMIDELSNILGKEEKYIRELGDHEDRVQYLSGQLSDHSARVYSSLPLEIQEVLLKRDSHGNVPLSQVETERLLIDLVADKIRLLKSKGETEAKFSPLGHFFGYEGRCAYPSNFDADYCYSLGYAAAQLVRAELTGYTVNVQNLTKSSDEWVAGGTPVTMMLNMEIRKGKPTPVIKKALVELDGEPFKYFAVNRDDWALNDCYVFPGPIQYFGPSEVCDAPTCTLALEKGKAKGKCCCCCGK is encoded by the coding sequence ATGAGTGCCGAGAAATCCGCATTGCAAAAGGCGCGAGCCGCATATCAGCCGAAGCTGCCAAAGGCGCTTCGTGCAGGGAATATAAAGGTCGAGCTTGGATTACCGACCGAACCGGCAACCGACAAAGCTGAGATCAAGAAGTTGTTTCCGCATACCTATGGCCAGCCTGTCGCCAAAATAGTCGAGGGTGAAGGCAACCTCAACAGCTCTCCTATGAAAGTAGGCGTGGTCCTTTCAGGAGGGCAGGCACCCGGCGGTCACAACGTCATAGCCGGAATTTTCGATGCCCTCAAGGCGGCCAACAAGGACACCAAGATATATGGTTTCCTGAAAGGTCCCGGAGGCTGTATAAAAGGCAAATACAAGGAACTGACCGCTGAGATTATAGACGATTATCGCAACACCGGTGGGTTCGATATGATCATGAGCGGGCGAGACAAAATAGAAAAGCCCGAAGACCTAGCCGCGTGTCTGACCAATTTCAAAGAAATGGACCTGGACGGCCTCGTAATAATCGGCGGTGATGACTCCAATACAAACGCCGCTGTGCTCGCCGAGTATCTCGACTCGCAGGATTCCAAGACCAGAGTGATCGGTGTACCCAAGACTATAGACGGCGACATGAAAAACGACCAGATCGAAGCATCATTTGGTTTCGACACAGCCGTCAAGACCTATTCCGAACTGATCGGCAATATCTGCCGTGACGCAACGTCAGCCGTCAAGTATTGGCACTTTGTCAGGCTGATGGGTCGTGCGGCGAGCCATGTGGCGCTTGAATGCGCTCTGCAGACCCACCCCAATATCTGTCTTGTTTCCGAAGAGATTCAGGAAAAGGGCACTACGCTTGGTGAGATAGTCGACTATATAGCCGGTGTGGTGGTCAAGCGCGCTGCCGAGGGCAAGAACTACGGCATTCTGGTCGTGCCTGAGGGTCTGCCCGAATTTATTTCGGACATCAAGACCATGATCGACGAACTCTCCAATATCCTTGGTAAGGAAGAGAAATACATCCGCGAGCTTGGCGATCATGAGGACCGCGTGCAATATCTGAGCGGCCAACTCTCCGATCACAGCGCACGAGTATATAGTTCGCTGCCTCTGGAGATTCAGGAAGTCCTGCTTAAGCGCGACAGCCACGGCAATGTGCCTCTCTCGCAGGTCGAGACCGAGCGATTGCTCATAGACCTGGTTGCCGATAAGATCAGACTGCTCAAGTCCAAGGGTGAGACCGAGGCTAAGTTCAGCCCGCTGGGTCACTTCTTCGGTTATGAAGGTCGATGCGCATATCCGTCCAACTTCGATGCTGACTACTGCTATTCTCTCGGTTACGCCGCAGCGCAGTTGGTCAGGGCAGAGCTCACCGGTTACACAGTGAACGTTCAGAACCTTACCAAATCGTCAGATGAATGGGTCGCAGGTGGAACACCGGTCACCATGATGCTCAACATGGAAATCCGCAAAGGCAAGCCCACTCCGGTCATCAAGAAAGCCCTTGTCGAGCTTGATGGTGAGCCGTTCAAGTATTTTGCTGTCAACCGTGACGACTGGGCGCTCAACGACTGCTATGTCTTCCCCGGTCCGATCCAGTATTTCGGTCCATCAGAAGTATGCGATGCGCCGACCTGCACTCTCGCCCTGGAAAAAGGCAAGGCTAAGGGCAAGTGCTGTTGCTGTTGCGGTAAATAA
- a CDS encoding DUF5658 family protein yields MKYRVSIESLILVGICLADMLVTLYCVLANIAVEQNPIMAACINKSPGVFVVVKMLSFVPFVVAIEMYKKRNPDFARNACRCAIGLYVITFAILTLGVNM; encoded by the coding sequence GTGAAATACCGAGTCAGCATCGAGAGCCTAATACTAGTTGGGATTTGCCTGGCGGATATGTTGGTGACACTTTACTGCGTGTTAGCAAATATCGCCGTCGAGCAGAACCCGATAATGGCCGCCTGTATCAACAAAAGCCCTGGGGTGTTTGTGGTTGTAAAGATGCTTAGTTTTGTGCCATTCGTTGTTGCGATAGAGATGTATAAGAAGCGAAACCCGGATTTCGCGCGCAACGCCTGTCGATGCGCAATCGGCCTGTATGTAATAACATTTGCGATTCTGACTCTTGGCGTCAATATGTAG
- a CDS encoding class I SAM-dependent methyltransferase — protein MPVDIQREAAKYYDTHVPPFDDVSFYRRIIQSSSAHILELGCGTGRVMAALAESCAYIHGIDISRPMVDICRQRLASAAIPADRAYAEVADITNFELQHKFDLITAPHRVIQNLETDAELDGMFQCVRSHLAPGGVCVLNVFKPKYERERFMEWCRTEGEVLDYEHESDGIRMTRHRALRKIDTEHLVLYSDLIYRTYENEAQTDEAVLKVTMRCYYPDEFVKLIIDHGFKITGRWGGYAQEPYGEGPELVVAFTDNDEQCSP, from the coding sequence ATGCCGGTAGACATTCAGCGTGAAGCAGCAAAGTATTATGATACGCACGTTCCACCATTTGATGACGTCTCTTTCTATCGGCGCATCATCCAATCATCTAGTGCACACATACTTGAACTCGGCTGCGGGACTGGCCGTGTAATGGCGGCGCTTGCAGAATCCTGTGCCTACATCCACGGTATAGACATTTCCAGGCCGATGGTGGATATCTGTCGACAAAGGCTTGCATCTGCGGCAATTCCTGCCGACAGAGCATATGCCGAGGTCGCGGACATAACAAACTTTGAACTGCAGCACAAGTTTGACCTCATTACAGCGCCTCATCGCGTAATTCAGAACCTGGAGACAGATGCCGAACTGGACGGAATGTTCCAATGCGTGCGCAGTCATCTTGCGCCCGGCGGAGTATGTGTGCTGAATGTCTTCAAGCCGAAATATGAGCGAGAGAGATTCATGGAGTGGTGTCGCACTGAGGGAGAAGTGCTGGATTATGAGCACGAGTCGGACGGTATTCGCATGACTCGTCACCGAGCGCTGCGAAAGATAGACACTGAGCACCTGGTTCTTTATTCGGACTTGATCTACCGGACATATGAGAACGAAGCTCAGACGGACGAAGCAGTGCTCAAGGTCACGATGAGATGCTATTATCCAGATGAATTCGTAAAGCTCATAATCGATCACGGTTTCAAAATCACAGGGCGCTGGGGCGGATATGCCCAGGAGCCGTACGGCGAAGGCCCAGAGCTTGTGGTTGCATTTACCGATAATGATGAGCAATGCTCACCTTAA
- a CDS encoding ISAs1 family transposase has product MNDPTDFFVHFSVIDDPRGERGKTHLLYEILFIATCTMACGGDGFTDMEMFGHAKEDWLRKYLKLPGGIPSHDTFGRVFSIIDPQAFGECFVNWTGALHVATKGEVIALDGKTIRHSFDTATGKNALHLVSAWASENGLALGHVRVDDKSNEIKAIPKLLEMIDVSERIITTDAMGCQKDIAKKIVEKKGDYVFCLKGNHENLHEEVKYFFDEAKAANFEDVEHSYFESVEKDHGRIEIRRAWVVEDDAIRWLEKEDQWSGLKSIAAIESERRIGGKTTVETRYFISSLAGRAAKLASATREHWGIENSLHYVLDVTLNEDASRIRKDNAPENLATLRKIVINLIKKQKNSKTSIRSRLKKAAWDNSYLETLLVS; this is encoded by the coding sequence ATGAATGATCCGACTGATTTCTTTGTTCACTTTAGCGTAATTGACGATCCTCGGGGCGAGCGTGGCAAGACCCATCTTTTGTATGAGATTCTCTTCATTGCGACCTGTACGATGGCATGCGGCGGTGATGGATTCACCGATATGGAAATGTTCGGTCATGCAAAGGAGGATTGGCTCCGCAAGTATCTGAAATTGCCGGGTGGCATACCAAGTCACGATACATTTGGTCGTGTATTCTCTATAATCGATCCTCAAGCATTTGGAGAATGCTTTGTCAATTGGACTGGGGCACTTCATGTCGCAACCAAAGGCGAAGTTATTGCTCTGGATGGTAAGACGATCAGGCATTCATTCGATACTGCAACCGGCAAGAATGCGCTTCATCTGGTAAGTGCCTGGGCGAGCGAAAATGGCTTGGCGCTTGGTCATGTTAGGGTGGACGACAAGAGCAATGAAATCAAGGCAATTCCGAAATTACTGGAAATGATCGACGTTTCGGAACGTATCATCACGACCGATGCGATGGGTTGCCAAAAAGATATCGCAAAGAAAATCGTCGAGAAGAAAGGCGACTATGTATTCTGTCTCAAAGGCAATCACGAAAACTTACACGAAGAAGTCAAATACTTCTTCGATGAGGCAAAAGCAGCAAACTTCGAGGATGTGGAGCACAGCTATTTCGAATCTGTTGAGAAAGATCACGGCAGAATCGAAATACGGCGAGCTTGGGTTGTCGAGGACGACGCAATCCGGTGGCTGGAGAAAGAAGACCAATGGTCGGGCTTAAAAAGCATTGCCGCTATTGAGAGCGAGCGAAGAATCGGTGGCAAGACGACCGTCGAAACCAGATACTTCATAAGCTCTTTGGCAGGCCGCGCCGCTAAACTCGCCAGCGCTACGCGCGAGCACTGGGGAATAGAAAACTCGCTGCACTACGTGCTGGATGTCACACTCAACGAAGACGCGAGCAGAATAAGAAAGGATAATGCACCCGAAAACCTGGCGACCTTGAGGAAGATAGTGATTAATCTTATCAAGAAGCAAAAGAACTCAAAGACAAGCATTAGAAGCAGACTTAAAAAAGCAGCCTGGGACAACTCCTATCTTGAAACACTGCTCGTCAGTTGA